From a single Micromonospora carbonacea genomic region:
- a CDS encoding prolyl oligopeptidase family serine peptidase, whose product MRGRYPTAPREETADDVHGVRVPDPYRWLEDDTSPQTQRWVEEQDVLYQQFRATLPDTDRWRAELTARTAHDYRGTPRARGRRLFFEHRAAGADLPVLMVREGDVDRPLVDVSGLDPGGRMVLDAWEPSLEGERLAFQVSRDGTEESLLYVLDVATGRTVDGPVDRIRRSSVGWLPGGESFYYVARLPSGHGPGGGHYHRRVYLHKVGADRDSDILVFGDGQAMTRFFTVGMSPDGRWLVVTATTGTAPDTEVYLADLTASSPERPDLRLVMAGARTRLHLAPGTDPDGSMWLRTDHGAPRRRILSCRPSTPERWRELIPERGDAVLDHFAVLDGPELDRPVAVVGWIRHAAAEITVHDLVDGNQVGAIELPGTGMVSAFSVRPEPGHEMWFSYTDFTTPPRVLRFDARTGLTTPWWTATGGSDVVTTQESYPSADVTVRLFLISRTGRPDRPRPVILTGYGGFGISMAPAYSPQAAAWVEAGGVVAIAGLRGGGEEGEQWHRAGRGNLKQNTFDDFHAAGDHLVARGWTTRSMLGTLGGSNGGLLVAAAVTQRPRAYAAVVCMSPLLDMVRYHLSGLGPSWVPEYGSVDDEDQAQTLLAYSPYHHVTPATAFPPVLLTVSDGDTRVDPAHARKMCAALQHGSTGGQVLFRLDRGVGHGSRALSRTVALQSDCLAFLAANLGLTAP is encoded by the coding sequence ATGCGTGGCAGATATCCGACCGCGCCTCGCGAGGAGACCGCCGACGACGTCCACGGGGTACGCGTTCCTGACCCCTACCGATGGCTGGAGGACGACACAAGCCCGCAGACGCAGCGGTGGGTCGAGGAACAGGATGTGCTCTACCAGCAGTTCCGAGCCACCTTGCCGGACACCGATCGGTGGCGGGCCGAGCTGACCGCGCGCACCGCCCACGACTACCGGGGCACACCGCGGGCCCGCGGTCGACGGCTGTTCTTCGAGCACCGGGCCGCCGGCGCCGACCTGCCGGTCCTGATGGTGCGCGAAGGCGACGTCGACCGTCCGCTGGTGGACGTCAGTGGGCTCGACCCCGGTGGGCGAATGGTGCTGGACGCCTGGGAGCCGTCCCTGGAGGGTGAGCGGCTCGCCTTCCAGGTCTCCCGGGACGGCACCGAGGAATCGCTGCTGTACGTGCTCGACGTCGCTACCGGACGGACGGTGGACGGGCCGGTGGATCGGATCCGACGCAGCTCGGTCGGCTGGTTACCGGGCGGGGAGTCGTTCTACTACGTCGCTCGACTCCCGTCAGGGCACGGTCCCGGCGGCGGGCACTATCACCGCCGCGTCTATCTGCACAAGGTCGGCGCGGACCGCGACTCCGACATCCTCGTCTTCGGCGACGGCCAGGCGATGACGCGCTTCTTCACCGTCGGCATGAGCCCGGACGGCCGCTGGTTGGTCGTCACCGCCACCACGGGCACGGCGCCGGACACAGAGGTCTACCTGGCCGATCTGACCGCCAGCTCGCCGGAACGGCCTGATCTGCGGCTCGTCATGGCCGGTGCCCGCACCCGGCTGCACCTGGCGCCGGGCACCGACCCGGACGGGTCGATGTGGCTGCGGACCGACCACGGCGCGCCGCGCCGGCGGATCCTGAGTTGTCGTCCGTCCACGCCCGAGCGGTGGCGGGAGCTGATCCCCGAACGAGGCGACGCGGTCCTCGACCACTTCGCCGTCCTCGACGGGCCGGAGCTGGACCGGCCGGTCGCGGTGGTTGGCTGGATCAGGCACGCCGCCGCCGAGATCACCGTGCACGACCTGGTCGACGGCAACCAGGTGGGCGCCATCGAGCTACCCGGCACGGGCATGGTCAGCGCCTTCTCGGTGCGCCCCGAGCCCGGCCACGAGATGTGGTTCTCCTACACCGACTTCACCACACCGCCCCGGGTGCTGCGCTTCGATGCCCGGACCGGGCTCACCACGCCGTGGTGGACCGCCACCGGCGGCTCGGACGTGGTGACCACCCAGGAGAGCTACCCGTCGGCGGACGTGACGGTCCGCCTGTTCCTGATCTCCCGGACCGGCCGCCCCGACCGGCCCCGACCGGTGATCCTCACCGGCTACGGCGGTTTCGGCATCTCGATGGCCCCGGCCTACTCCCCGCAGGCCGCTGCCTGGGTCGAGGCAGGTGGCGTCGTGGCCATCGCGGGCCTGCGGGGCGGCGGGGAGGAAGGCGAACAGTGGCACCGCGCTGGCCGCGGCAACCTCAAGCAGAACACCTTCGACGACTTCCATGCTGCGGGCGACCATCTGGTCGCCAGGGGCTGGACGACACGCAGCATGCTCGGGACGCTGGGCGGCTCCAACGGAGGCCTGCTCGTCGCGGCTGCGGTCACCCAACGGCCGCGGGCCTATGCCGCCGTGGTGTGCATGTCGCCGCTGCTGGACATGGTTCGCTACCACCTCTCCGGTCTCGGGCCGAGTTGGGTGCCCGAGTACGGCAGCGTCGACGACGAGGATCAGGCGCAGACCCTGCTGGCCTACTCGCCCTACCATCACGTGACACCGGCCACCGCCTTCCCGCCGGTCCTGCTCACGGTCTCCGACGGCGACACGCGGGTCGATCCGGCACACGCCCGCAAGATGTGCGCGGCGCTGCAACACGGCTCGACAGGCGGTCAGGTGCTGTTCCGGCTCGACCGGGGGGTGGGCCACGGCAGCCGGGCGCTGAGCCGCACCGTCGCGTTGCAGTCGGATTGCCTGGCCTTCCTCGCCGCCAACCTCGGGCTGACGGCACCGTGA